In Vibrio hippocampi, the following are encoded in one genomic region:
- a CDS encoding glycoside hydrolase family 9 protein, protein MVSLSVFLCNASQAAGTDSFPASQLLKNSSFSDATNNWWGAGGTLIPVDGTGCLTFHSAGANKWDVILGQGGFGLLKGETYTVKFDIKADKDTKGVMLVQHDGAPYNQYISKNIDIGTDFDSHEYEFKYNAKSDPKVGFQFQLGAHKNATVCVDNVSLEGKPYEVIRNFSKLRANQVGYFSNGEKFAVLQSESKSPLEWQLRNQDGEVITKGRTIVFGENSASGEHVHQIDFSHITSNHSNLVVTVGSHVSHPFDINEHIYAEMSEDALKYFYHNRSGIEIKEAFVQRADLARPAGHPEDIASCFKGTDAKGNVWPGCDFSLDATKGWYDAGDHGKYLVNSGISTWTLLNLYERGQYSSNQSIPFADHKGRHAESGNGINDLLDEARWNIEFMMAMQVPAGKKTPAPVGDQHNNISDLKLTEIDAGGMAFHKIADDKWTGFPTAPHNDKQHRSLSHPSTSATLNLAAVTAQCARIWRNIDGDFANQCLTSSKRAWNAARANPNVYAYDNFTGSGPYGDATLEDEFYWAAAELFITTGKKEYGAFVTDSPEFLAMPKGDIKSTGDFFWQYMAPAGTLSLALVPNNLPIEQVEQARKSIVKSATAYSAQVDTQGYRLPYQVEEYTWGSNSNIVNRAIILVYGFDYTGQKAFLVSATNAMDYILGRNPLSYSYVTGYGEDAYQNPHHRFWAYQADNNSPKPPAGVLSGGPNSINFSDPIATNLRGKCTGQTCYVDDIGAWSLNEVTINWNSPLVWITTALNDNKLK, encoded by the coding sequence ATGGTAAGCCTTTCTGTTTTCCTTTGCAATGCTTCACAGGCCGCAGGCACAGATAGCTTTCCAGCAAGTCAACTTTTAAAAAATAGTAGTTTTTCTGATGCCACTAACAATTGGTGGGGTGCAGGCGGTACATTAATCCCAGTTGATGGCACTGGTTGTTTAACGTTTCACTCTGCGGGTGCAAACAAATGGGACGTAATTCTTGGTCAAGGTGGCTTTGGTTTATTAAAAGGTGAGACCTATACTGTTAAATTTGACATTAAAGCTGATAAAGACACTAAAGGTGTTATGCTCGTTCAACATGATGGTGCACCTTATAACCAATATATTTCAAAAAATATTGATATTGGCACTGACTTTGATAGTCACGAATACGAATTTAAGTACAATGCGAAAAGCGATCCTAAAGTAGGTTTCCAGTTCCAACTGGGTGCACATAAAAATGCAACAGTATGCGTAGATAATGTATCACTCGAAGGCAAGCCTTACGAAGTCATTCGTAACTTTAGCAAGCTTAGAGCTAATCAAGTAGGTTACTTCTCGAATGGAGAAAAATTTGCTGTATTGCAATCTGAAAGCAAGTCACCACTCGAATGGCAACTGCGTAACCAAGATGGTGAGGTTATCACAAAAGGTAGAACCATTGTCTTTGGAGAAAATAGTGCATCAGGCGAACACGTTCATCAAATCGATTTCTCTCACATTACGAGTAACCATAGCAACTTGGTTGTTACTGTAGGTAGTCACGTAAGCCACCCTTTCGATATCAATGAACATATCTACGCTGAAATGTCGGAAGATGCACTTAAATACTTCTATCACAACCGAAGTGGTATTGAGATCAAAGAGGCATTTGTGCAAAGAGCGGATCTGGCGCGCCCTGCGGGTCATCCAGAAGACATTGCATCATGCTTTAAAGGTACAGATGCAAAAGGTAATGTCTGGCCTGGATGTGATTTTTCTCTCGATGCTACGAAAGGTTGGTATGATGCAGGTGACCATGGTAAGTACTTAGTAAATAGTGGCATCAGTACTTGGACTCTGCTCAACTTATATGAACGTGGGCAATATAGTAGCAACCAGAGCATTCCATTCGCCGATCACAAAGGTCGTCACGCGGAATCAGGTAACGGTATTAATGATCTACTTGACGAAGCTCGTTGGAATATTGAGTTCATGATGGCGATGCAGGTGCCTGCTGGTAAGAAGACACCAGCGCCAGTCGGCGATCAACACAATAATATTTCTGATCTAAAACTCACTGAGATCGATGCTGGTGGCATGGCATTCCACAAAATAGCTGACGATAAGTGGACAGGATTCCCAACTGCACCACATAACGACAAACAGCATCGTTCACTGTCTCATCCAAGTACTTCTGCGACACTTAATCTTGCCGCAGTAACCGCACAGTGTGCGCGTATTTGGAGAAACATAGATGGAGATTTCGCTAATCAATGTTTAACGTCATCAAAAAGGGCATGGAACGCGGCTCGAGCGAATCCAAATGTGTACGCTTATGATAACTTCACCGGTTCTGGTCCTTACGGTGACGCCACTCTAGAAGACGAATTCTATTGGGCAGCCGCTGAACTATTCATTACTACGGGTAAAAAAGAGTATGGTGCATTTGTCACTGACTCCCCTGAGTTCCTCGCTATGCCTAAAGGCGATATCAAGTCTACTGGTGACTTTTTTTGGCAATATATGGCTCCAGCTGGCACGTTAAGTCTTGCTTTAGTGCCAAACAACTTGCCGATAGAGCAAGTTGAACAGGCTCGAAAGAGCATTGTTAAATCCGCTACTGCATACTCTGCACAAGTCGATACGCAAGGCTATCGCTTGCCGTATCAAGTGGAAGAGTATACTTGGGGCTCTAACTCAAACATAGTTAATCGTGCGATAATTCTAGTATATGGTTTTGATTACACTGGTCAGAAAGCGTTTTTAGTCTCGGCGACTAACGCTATGGATTATATATTAGGTCGAAATCCTCTCAGCTACTCTTATGTGACAGGTTATGGTGAAGATGCATACCAGAATCCACACCACAGATTCTGGGCCTACCAAGCAGACAATAATTCACCAAAGCCACCAGCGGGTGTTCTATCTGGCGGTCCAAACTCGATCAACTTTAGCGACCCAATAGCAACCAACCTTCGTGGTAAGTGCACAGGTCAAACTTGTTATGTTGATGACATTGGGGCTTGGAGCCTAAATGAAGTCACAATTAACTGGAACTCTCCTTTAGTTTGGATAACCACTGCATTAAACGATAATAAGCTGAAGTGA
- a CDS encoding endo-1,4-beta-xylanase codes for MKIKMKTNKLAVLAIIAVVSCGHATATTQAENRGDMDMIQSPSVIEVPLRFLAEKVGLAVGTAFETRHLNDPEFRETVAKEFSQITPENEMKFSYVQPERGKFQFDKADEIVKFALDNEMVVKGHALVWHIQNPNWLVENEWSKQELTEILENHIKTVVSHYKGKVKYWDVVNEAFDDNGGFRETLWYNSLGEEYIEMAFRFAHEADPDAILFYNDYSTEGMNAKANAVYRHVKKLVEKGVPIHGVGTQLHLNSDGPISDVSIARNIERLSDLGMVMHFTEIDVRLRDTDGRSALLDQAKRYELLMKLAVFYPQVDVYTTWGVTDKYSWVPSWFQGYGRPLMFDENYQPKPAYNAVHQVLEDAVDGSFNYKPATDLSQVQRHVQVFNAKELSTTKFDAKEVVYYPFAFNQLGGRNQTLPESADVNGKWAVGYHKNQLIGQVLRHDNKTITNHKLAHENDNVEVFIRIGDKFWQLRSIVGHDFSTIDFPGKVHGEWNEDGSIFEFVFELDDYEDLVGETIGFNIGMSDNDGQTNTGTRHAQLYPLAGSNIGWQGEEFGELFMTGQNAVVTAIPISLPPTFIAKSLTSKPENASSAVWQEGFHYSLAFNQLNQKDMSTSPQSIGGTWSLGHYDNWLYGVVNRNDDVTVTSMDESYLNDNIEIFMQLGNELVQLRTTVGRDFEKNRYPRQIKANWNKEGTQMFFAIELDKPVEVGKSIFWNIAMSDNDNRKERSSQLYPVPGSNISYLGEELTKLTFE; via the coding sequence ATGAAAATTAAAATGAAAACCAATAAACTCGCCGTACTTGCAATTATAGCCGTGGTGTCATGCGGTCATGCAACCGCAACAACGCAAGCTGAAAATAGAGGAGATATGGATATGATTCAATCACCAAGCGTGATAGAAGTGCCTTTGAGATTTTTAGCAGAAAAAGTAGGTCTTGCTGTCGGTACAGCTTTTGAAACACGACACCTAAATGATCCTGAATTTAGAGAGACAGTGGCGAAAGAGTTCTCTCAAATCACACCTGAAAACGAAATGAAGTTCTCATATGTTCAACCAGAACGTGGCAAGTTTCAATTTGATAAAGCGGACGAAATAGTAAAGTTTGCTCTTGATAATGAAATGGTTGTTAAAGGTCATGCGCTAGTGTGGCATATTCAAAACCCAAACTGGCTTGTTGAGAATGAATGGTCAAAACAAGAGTTAACTGAAATTTTAGAAAACCATATTAAAACGGTGGTCTCACATTACAAAGGAAAGGTGAAATACTGGGATGTGGTTAATGAAGCATTTGATGACAATGGCGGCTTCCGCGAAACACTTTGGTATAATTCATTAGGAGAAGAATATATAGAGATGGCGTTTAGGTTTGCTCATGAGGCAGATCCGGATGCTATCTTATTTTATAATGACTATTCAACAGAAGGGATGAACGCTAAAGCAAATGCTGTTTACCGCCATGTCAAAAAACTTGTAGAAAAGGGCGTTCCGATTCATGGTGTTGGTACTCAGCTCCATTTGAATTCTGATGGTCCTATCAGTGATGTCTCGATTGCTCGTAACATAGAGCGGCTATCTGATTTAGGCATGGTCATGCATTTTACCGAGATTGATGTGAGATTGCGTGATACTGACGGCCGCAGTGCGCTACTTGACCAAGCCAAACGTTATGAGCTGTTAATGAAGCTTGCGGTGTTCTACCCACAAGTCGATGTTTATACCACTTGGGGGGTGACCGATAAATATTCTTGGGTGCCGAGCTGGTTTCAAGGCTATGGTAGGCCTTTAATGTTCGACGAAAATTATCAGCCTAAGCCCGCATACAACGCTGTTCATCAAGTGTTAGAAGATGCTGTTGATGGTAGCTTTAATTATAAACCTGCTACGGACCTAAGTCAGGTTCAGCGTCATGTACAAGTATTTAATGCCAAAGAGTTATCAACTACAAAGTTTGATGCTAAAGAGGTGGTTTACTATCCATTTGCCTTCAACCAACTTGGTGGACGCAACCAAACCTTACCTGAGAGTGCAGATGTAAACGGCAAGTGGGCGGTGGGGTATCATAAAAATCAATTAATTGGTCAAGTGTTACGACACGATAATAAGACGATTACCAATCATAAGCTAGCGCACGAGAATGATAACGTAGAAGTGTTCATTCGTATTGGTGATAAGTTTTGGCAATTACGTTCGATTGTTGGGCATGATTTTTCTACGATAGACTTTCCAGGGAAAGTGCATGGTGAATGGAATGAGGATGGCAGCATATTCGAATTCGTGTTCGAATTGGATGATTATGAAGACTTAGTCGGAGAAACTATAGGGTTTAATATCGGGATGTCTGATAATGATGGCCAAACCAATACCGGTACTCGCCATGCACAGTTATATCCTCTCGCTGGCTCAAATATTGGTTGGCAAGGTGAAGAGTTTGGGGAGTTGTTCATGACTGGACAAAATGCTGTGGTTACAGCTATCCCTATTTCATTGCCACCTACCTTCATTGCAAAGAGCTTAACTAGTAAGCCAGAGAACGCGTCGTCAGCGGTTTGGCAGGAAGGCTTCCACTACTCACTAGCTTTCAACCAACTGAATCAGAAAGATATGTCGACCTCACCGCAGTCGATTGGGGGAACTTGGTCATTGGGTCACTATGACAATTGGTTGTATGGTGTGGTTAATCGCAATGATGACGTTACTGTCACATCAATGGATGAGTCATATCTCAACGATAATATTGAAATTTTCATGCAACTTGGTAATGAGCTAGTGCAACTGCGAACGACCGTTGGGCGAGATTTTGAAAAAAATCGTTATCCACGACAGATAAAAGCGAACTGGAATAAGGAGGGGACTCAGATGTTCTTTGCAATTGAACTTGATAAGCCGGTAGAAGTTGGAAAAAGTATCTTCTGGAATATTGCTATGTCGGATAATGATAACCGTAAAGAGCGCAGTTCTCAGTTATATCCAGTCCCAGGTTCAAATATATCATACCTGGGAGAAGAATTGACGAAATTGACATTTGAATAA
- a CDS encoding methyl-accepting chemotaxis protein yields the protein MKLIKLSITKLVLCTFSMILVTISAISYLVWLELDSTNKAMALVTDTTFPMVKENNQLNQLFSETNKVVNSGLTTQSTEAVEIDVVVIQDLIAQYTQNDQTERSNIKLNQAMLQVNENAVNILNSHIQSINKEQELSERIAAFQVLSLRVSVLIGKEFTDNMSGDAKVILETINEDMQSIQLGAIEALNSKNINKLETILASTKETAEYVFSDLQEYSELTKDKYTKGETELSSLVPWVIGELTYDDGLLVNYLQHLKTKQQQLNEKSNFDRSISLLSQQLQMTTDQVQNQADLQLQEASNGVRTVISGGQILLPALLIVFACLGFYFRNIIKKPLTEIINTLRELAKGNLTHSCQYKSSNEFGLIAEQINKTIDTQRAIIATISSKNAEILSISKDNHLQGSKLLNQSESQTAQCQIITQSMTEMNSSINDIATRAEEASSNVRRVNENVEESVGITLVAYEQNQQLSEQFVTANLSMKQVSESSASIFDILEVIDDITNQINLLALNAAIEAARAGDNGRGFAVVADEVRKLAHRTNSSTVKIQELIHALQTNIESATQQIDKCNETMKVNSESFITVQNKIDTVSRHVKSLSQLNEAISVATTQQTAASEYIASNMELILESAEQNYEANYEINKISDRLESITKEQVDTIKGFTI from the coding sequence ATGAAATTAATTAAGCTGTCTATAACCAAACTAGTTCTCTGTACTTTCTCAATGATATTAGTAACCATTTCAGCTATAAGCTACCTAGTTTGGTTGGAGTTAGACAGTACCAATAAAGCAATGGCACTTGTTACTGACACCACTTTCCCAATGGTAAAAGAAAACAATCAGCTTAACCAACTATTCAGTGAAACGAATAAGGTTGTTAATAGTGGTTTAACTACTCAGTCTACTGAAGCCGTAGAAATAGACGTTGTCGTAATTCAGGATTTGATCGCGCAGTATACGCAAAATGATCAAACTGAACGTTCGAACATAAAACTAAACCAAGCCATGCTACAAGTAAATGAGAATGCAGTTAACATTCTTAATAGTCACATTCAATCTATTAACAAAGAACAAGAGCTAAGTGAACGTATCGCAGCATTCCAAGTGCTATCTTTACGCGTTAGTGTACTGATAGGTAAAGAGTTTACTGATAATATGAGTGGAGATGCCAAGGTCATTTTAGAAACCATCAACGAAGATATGCAATCCATTCAACTAGGTGCTATCGAAGCGCTTAACTCTAAAAACATCAATAAATTAGAAACCATATTAGCGTCAACTAAAGAGACCGCCGAATATGTGTTCTCGGACCTGCAAGAATACTCTGAATTAACTAAAGACAAATACACTAAAGGTGAAACTGAACTGTCTAGTCTTGTGCCTTGGGTCATTGGTGAACTCACTTATGATGATGGTCTACTGGTGAACTACTTACAGCACCTAAAAACAAAGCAACAACAACTGAACGAGAAGTCTAACTTCGACCGATCTATCAGTCTATTGAGTCAACAATTGCAAATGACCACAGATCAGGTACAAAATCAGGCTGACTTGCAATTGCAAGAAGCATCAAATGGTGTCAGGACTGTCATCTCTGGCGGACAAATTTTGTTACCTGCCTTGCTAATTGTCTTTGCTTGTCTAGGTTTCTATTTCCGTAACATCATCAAAAAGCCTCTAACTGAAATCATCAATACGTTACGTGAACTTGCCAAGGGTAATTTAACTCATAGCTGCCAATATAAAAGTAGCAACGAATTTGGTCTTATTGCAGAACAGATCAACAAAACGATCGACACACAGCGAGCAATTATCGCCACCATTTCTAGCAAAAATGCTGAAATTTTGTCCATATCAAAAGACAACCATCTACAGGGCAGCAAACTGTTGAACCAATCTGAATCGCAAACAGCTCAATGCCAAATCATCACACAATCCATGACAGAGATGAACTCAAGTATAAACGACATTGCCACGCGCGCAGAAGAGGCGTCGAGTAACGTTAGGCGTGTGAATGAAAATGTTGAGGAAAGTGTAGGAATTACGCTAGTAGCGTACGAGCAAAACCAGCAACTGTCAGAACAATTCGTCACCGCAAATCTAAGTATGAAACAGGTTTCGGAAAGCAGTGCTTCAATCTTTGACATCCTAGAAGTGATTGATGACATCACTAATCAAATTAACTTACTCGCGTTAAATGCTGCAATTGAAGCAGCTCGAGCTGGCGACAATGGTCGAGGCTTCGCAGTAGTGGCGGACGAGGTGAGAAAACTTGCACACCGCACCAACTCATCAACAGTCAAGATTCAAGAACTGATTCATGCGCTTCAGACCAATATCGAGTCAGCAACACAGCAAATCGATAAGTGTAATGAGACGATGAAAGTGAACAGCGAGAGTTTTATTACCGTGCAAAATAAAATCGATACTGTTAGCCGACACGTAAAGTCGCTTTCACAACTAAACGAAGCGATTAGTGTTGCCACAACCCAGCAAACCGCAGCTAGTGAATACATAGCAAGCAATATGGAACTTATCCTTGAATCCGCTGAACAGAACTATGAAGCAAATTACGAAATAAATAAAATTAGTGATCGCCTAGAGTCCATAACTAAAGAGCAAGTAGATACTATCAAAGGATTCACTATCTAA
- the nagK gene encoding N-acetylglucosamine kinase has protein sequence MYYGFDVGGTKIEFGAFDQSLKRVATERVPTPGHDYDLLIDQLAQLVLKYDEQFDAKGMVGIGIPGVEDVNTQTVLTVNVPCANQRTLRLDLEARIDRRVALENDANCFALSEAWDDELKDMPSVMGLILGTGFGGGLIFSGKVFSGFNHVAGELGHTRLPVDAWLLLREHAPLLDCGCGKTGCLDSYLSGRGFELLYAHFAGTEREAIDIVDDYYKGEQFALSFVDIFIEMVAMCFANLFTAHDPHIVALGGGLSNFSLLYEELPKRIPKYLLPVAKCPRIIKAKHGDSGGVRGAAFLNII, from the coding sequence ATGTATTACGGTTTTGATGTAGGGGGCACCAAGATTGAGTTTGGTGCGTTTGATCAATCATTAAAACGAGTCGCTACTGAGCGTGTACCGACTCCTGGACACGACTATGACTTACTGATTGATCAGTTGGCACAACTGGTGCTGAAGTACGATGAACAGTTTGATGCAAAGGGTATGGTGGGTATTGGTATTCCGGGGGTGGAAGATGTAAACACCCAGACGGTATTAACGGTGAATGTTCCTTGTGCTAACCAAAGAACGTTGCGCCTCGATCTTGAAGCTAGGATTGATCGTCGAGTGGCACTCGAGAATGATGCTAACTGCTTTGCACTCTCGGAAGCGTGGGACGATGAACTAAAAGATATGCCTTCAGTCATGGGCTTAATTCTCGGTACAGGCTTTGGCGGAGGTCTTATTTTTAGCGGTAAAGTATTTTCAGGTTTTAATCACGTCGCAGGTGAGTTAGGTCACACTCGGTTACCGGTAGATGCGTGGTTGTTATTACGCGAACATGCTCCACTACTGGATTGTGGTTGCGGTAAGACGGGTTGCTTAGACAGCTATTTATCTGGACGCGGTTTCGAGCTTCTATATGCACACTTTGCTGGGACAGAACGTGAAGCAATTGATATTGTTGATGATTACTACAAAGGCGAGCAATTTGCGTTGTCGTTTGTTGATATATTTATTGAGATGGTGGCTATGTGCTTTGCCAACCTATTTACCGCTCATGATCCTCACATAGTGGCGCTGGGTGGCGGGTTATCGAACTTTTCTTTGTTGTATGAAGAGTTACCAAAGCGTATTCCTAAATACTTATTGCCAGTGGCAAAATGTCCAAGAATCATAAAAGCGAAGCATGGTGATTCTGGTGGGGTACGTGGTGCGGCTTTCCTAAATATTATTTGA
- a CDS encoding carbohydrate binding domain-containing protein, with protein sequence MNTISKLGLISLSVLALSAPVSANQLLKNNTFSDNTSNWWGAGGDLKSASSAGCLTYGNAGSNLWDVILGQGGFGLIKGETYSISFDIKANTNTKGVVLVQHDGAPYNQYFNKAIKINTRFENHQYSFKYSSKNDPKATFQFQLGADKPATVCIDNVSLTIGD encoded by the coding sequence ATGAATACCATATCTAAACTCGGTCTAATCAGCCTTTCTGTACTAGCTCTATCAGCACCTGTATCAGCAAATCAGTTACTGAAAAACAATACATTTTCTGACAATACTAGCAACTGGTGGGGGGCCGGCGGTGACCTAAAATCCGCTAGCAGTGCTGGGTGCTTGACTTATGGCAATGCAGGATCCAACTTGTGGGATGTTATTCTGGGTCAAGGCGGATTTGGGTTGATTAAAGGTGAAACATACTCAATATCATTTGACATCAAGGCAAATACTAATACTAAAGGCGTTGTGTTAGTTCAGCATGATGGCGCACCTTATAATCAATACTTTAACAAGGCTATCAAAATAAACACCCGTTTTGAAAACCACCAATATAGCTTCAAATACAGTAGCAAGAATGACCCGAAAGCAACTTTCCAGTTTCAATTAGGCGCTGACAAACCTGCAACGGTATGCATTGATAATGTGTCACTAACTATTGGTGACTAA
- a CDS encoding glycoside hydrolase family 3 N-terminal domain-containing protein, whose translation MNIYQNSNYSTSERVENLLSLMTFEEKVAQMGAQWLLLDAHGNHSERELEMASNAEKPTIKERLRHGLGQITRPLGTHSVSAVEGVKALNSLQKYLVEETRLGIPAISHEECLVGLMAKEATLFPSSLNYGHTWNPELMKSVGECIRDEVKQVGAKQGLAPVLDVSRDVRWGRTEETLGEDPYHVGVMATKYVEGLQGEKRDLLATLKHYVGHSYSEGARNHAPVNLGFKELNDTFLLPFEMAVKLGKARSIMPAYHDIDGEACHGSHFLLTEVLRNQWGFDGLIVADYGGIDLLAAHHHVAEDGAGAAALAFNAGLDVELPDDACTSRLALAVEKKLISLEKIDEIVRRILTVKFDLGLFENPYTDAENIELKKESTISVAYQTALESITLLENDGTLPLAQDTKLGVLGATANDQLALLGGYSFPVHLILSNVEDDAKVALTILDGLRQKFSSVKYQKGCDILTERHANAPVFPGDVDMAVEQNMESPVSKDASNIPAAITDVCDADVLLVCVGDLAGLFQTGTVGEGSDTDSLDLPGVQQELIDQALATGKPVVVLVSGGRPYNLGGAEEKAAAVIMAWAPGQEGARAIADVLAGDKSPSGRLTLSIPKNVGAIPYFYNHKLKSSGTPIAYHFGSKYCFGYGLSYANFDYQAVEVVNKEVEMHASVQISAVIHNSSEVDGEEVVQLYVRDKHASVVKPIRELKGFKKLLIPAGATRKVEFSLPTDMLNLTDQSNRRVVEPGEFEIMIGRSSKDIIFSQTINLIGDKYTLPKYWRMECLAEVTVIDTL comes from the coding sequence ATGAACATTTATCAAAACTCTAATTACTCGACCTCAGAACGTGTAGAAAATCTGCTAAGTTTAATGACGTTTGAGGAAAAAGTTGCACAGATGGGGGCTCAATGGCTTCTACTTGATGCTCACGGTAACCACTCTGAACGCGAATTAGAAATGGCAAGCAATGCAGAAAAGCCGACTATAAAAGAGCGGTTGCGTCACGGACTAGGACAAATTACCCGACCACTTGGAACGCATTCAGTCTCTGCTGTAGAAGGTGTTAAGGCGCTCAATAGTCTACAAAAGTATTTGGTAGAAGAGACTCGTCTTGGTATTCCAGCCATATCTCATGAAGAGTGTTTAGTTGGTCTCATGGCTAAAGAAGCAACACTGTTTCCGTCGTCATTAAACTACGGGCATACTTGGAATCCTGAGCTAATGAAGTCCGTGGGTGAATGCATTCGTGATGAGGTTAAGCAAGTTGGTGCCAAGCAAGGTCTTGCCCCGGTCCTTGATGTTTCGCGTGACGTGCGTTGGGGACGTACAGAAGAAACACTAGGCGAGGATCCATACCATGTTGGTGTGATGGCGACTAAGTATGTTGAGGGTCTGCAAGGTGAAAAGCGTGACTTGCTGGCGACCTTAAAGCATTATGTCGGTCACTCATATAGTGAAGGGGCTCGTAACCATGCGCCGGTTAATCTCGGTTTTAAAGAACTCAACGACACCTTCTTATTGCCTTTTGAAATGGCGGTCAAATTAGGCAAAGCAAGATCAATTATGCCCGCATACCATGATATTGATGGTGAAGCGTGTCATGGTTCGCACTTCTTACTGACTGAAGTCCTTAGAAACCAGTGGGGCTTTGACGGTTTAATTGTTGCTGACTACGGCGGTATTGATCTATTAGCTGCTCATCACCACGTTGCTGAGGATGGTGCTGGCGCCGCTGCATTGGCATTTAATGCGGGTTTAGATGTTGAGCTGCCTGATGATGCATGCACATCTCGCCTTGCTCTTGCCGTAGAAAAAAAACTTATCTCGTTGGAAAAGATTGACGAAATTGTGCGTCGTATTTTAACGGTCAAGTTTGATTTAGGATTATTCGAAAATCCGTATACCGATGCAGAGAATATTGAACTCAAAAAAGAGAGTACAATATCAGTTGCATACCAAACGGCACTCGAATCAATTACCTTGCTTGAAAATGATGGCACTCTACCTCTCGCTCAAGATACCAAGCTAGGAGTTTTGGGGGCAACAGCAAACGACCAACTTGCACTGTTAGGTGGCTATAGTTTCCCTGTGCATTTAATTTTGAGTAATGTTGAAGATGATGCCAAAGTTGCATTGACGATTCTTGATGGGTTGCGGCAGAAGTTTTCTTCAGTGAAATATCAAAAAGGCTGCGATATTTTAACAGAGCGGCATGCTAACGCGCCAGTATTCCCTGGCGATGTTGATATGGCTGTAGAGCAGAATATGGAATCGCCAGTATCTAAAGATGCTAGTAATATACCCGCGGCGATTACCGATGTTTGTGATGCCGATGTTCTTTTAGTTTGCGTGGGCGACTTAGCAGGTTTGTTTCAAACAGGTACAGTAGGTGAAGGCTCAGATACTGATTCTCTAGATTTACCTGGTGTACAGCAAGAGCTTATTGATCAGGCGTTAGCAACAGGCAAACCGGTAGTGGTTTTAGTTAGTGGAGGTCGCCCATACAATCTTGGTGGAGCGGAAGAAAAGGCGGCGGCTGTTATTATGGCTTGGGCACCTGGTCAAGAAGGTGCAAGAGCCATTGCGGACGTGCTAGCAGGCGACAAATCACCCTCTGGTCGCTTGACTCTGTCTATTCCGAAAAATGTCGGTGCGATTCCATATTTCTATAACCATAAGCTTAAATCTAGTGGTACTCCGATTGCTTATCATTTTGGTTCCAAATATTGTTTTGGCTACGGTCTAAGCTATGCCAATTTCGATTACCAAGCAGTTGAGGTGGTCAATAAAGAAGTGGAGATGCATGCTAGCGTGCAAATTAGTGCTGTTATTCACAATAGCAGTGAAGTCGACGGTGAAGAAGTTGTGCAACTTTATGTTAGAGATAAACATGCGTCAGTCGTAAAACCGATACGCGAGCTAAAAGGCTTTAAGAAATTACTAATCCCTGCTGGTGCAACACGCAAAGTGGAATTTTCTTTGCCGACAGATATGCTGAATTTGACCGATCAATCTAATCGCCGTGTCGTTGAACCGGGCGAGTTTGAAATTATGATTGGACGCTCCTCAAAGGACATTATCTTTTCTCAAACAATTAATCTAATCGGTGATAAATATACATTGCCGAAATATTGGCGGATGGAATGTCTTGCTGAAGTGACAGTTATCGACACATTATAA